In a single window of the Trichoderma breve strain T069 chromosome 6, whole genome shotgun sequence genome:
- a CDS encoding promethin domain-containing protein, translated as MCAAKGPTQNDGDANAGTKSRLAALLSTAYSYAQGSFNSLIPPSSRQRAYDAASSFASDQPILFSFTVFQALFALLPLLLFFSFALSTILLALSAAFAFAFFWIGIACLFLIPTLFITASLAVLCWGTSVGSFVIARKLYHYVPAANHQERNDTKSPASEDTLVVPEVVVSNGVEVKKEDQFDDVKSLE; from the exons ATGTGCGCCGCAAAAGGCCCGACGCAAAACGATGGCGACGCAAATGCTGGAACAAAGAGCCGTCTGGCAGCGCTGCTATCCACTGCATACTCTTATGCTCAGGGCTCTTTCAACTCTTTGattccgccgtcttctcgtcAACGCGCATATGATGCAGCATCATCGTTTGCCTCCGATCAACCGATACTTTTT TCCTTTACCGTTTTCCAAGCTCTCTTCGCGCTCCTTCCCCTTCTgctattcttctcttttgcgtTGTCAACTATTCTCCTGGCCCTATCTGCCGCgtttgcctttgcttttttctgGATCGGCATTGCGTGCCTCTTCTTGATCCCGACGCTGTTCATTACGGCATCTCTCGCAGTATTGTGCTGGGGAACGTCAGTTGGAAGCTTCGTTATCGCTAGAAAATTGTACCACTATGTGCCGGCAGCCAATCATCAGGAGAGGAATGATACCAAGTCGCCAGCAAGTGAGGATACGCTGGTTGTACCCGAGGTGGTGGTGTCGAATGGCGTTGAagtcaagaaggaggatcAGTTTGACGACGTCAAGAGCTTGGAGTGA